DNA from Candidatus Eisenbacteria bacterium:
CGTCGACTCGTCCGACTTCTCGGGGTCAGCGACCGACCCGCCCCACAGGACGTTGTCGAACACGACCACGCCGCCCTGCCGCAGCCGGGGCAGGAGCGCCTCGTAGTAGTTGCGGTAGTTCGGCTTGTCCGCGTCGATGAAGACGAGATCGACCTGGGGGCTCGCCGGCAGCGCCGCCAGCGTCTCGAGCGCCGGTGCGATGCGCAGCTCGATCCGATCGGTGAGCCCGGCGCGCTGCCAGTAGCGGCGGGCGATGCCCGTCCACTCCTCGTTCACGTCGCAACAGAGCAGCCGCCCACCCGGCGGCAGCCCGCGCGCGATCGAGATCGCGCTGTAGCCCGTGAAGGTGCCGATCTCGACTGCGAACCGCACGCCCAGCAGGCGCACCAGCCAGGTGAGGAATGCGCCCTGCTCGACGGCGACCTGCATCATGCTGATCGGTCCGAGGGCGGCGGTCTCGGCGGCGAGATCGCGCAGCACCTGGTCCTGGGCCGGGTTGTGCGCGAGGAGGTACTCATAGAGCTCCGGGGTGAGGGCCGTGAACTTGGCGTGCATGCGCGGCTCATAGCATCCGGGCGACGCATTGACAGGTGGCCGGGCCGCGCGCGAAGCGATGTGCATGCGACGACTCGAGGGACGCGTGGCGATTATCACCGGTGCCGCGGCCGGCATCGGCCGGGCATCGATGGAGCGGTTCGCGGACGAGGGGGCGATCGTCGTCGGCGCCGACGTCGACGACGGTGGGGCCGCGCTCGCGGGCGAGATCGAGCGCACGGGCGGCCGCGCCGTGTTCGTTCGCACCGACGTCACGCGCGACGCGGATCTCGAGGCGCTCGTGCGCACTGCCGTGGAGCGCTTCGGCCGCCTCGACGTGCTCTTCAACAACGCGGGCGTCGGTACCTACGTGCCGTTCGATCGGCTCGCGCCCGCCGACTGGGATCGCACGCAGGCGGTGAACCTGCGCGCCGTGTATCGCGCCTGTCAGATCGCGCTGCCGCACCTGCGCTCCGGCGGCGGCGTCATCCTCAACACGGCGTCGCAATCGGCCCTCGAGGGGCAGGCGATGAACGAAGCCTATTGCGCGTCGAAGGCCGGCGTCGTCGCCCTCACGCGGTCGCTCGCGCGCGAGTACGGCCCGCATGGCGTGCGGGTGAACTGCCTCTGCCCGGGCGGGGTCGACACGGCGCTCCTGCGGGGGTTCCTGGGCGTCGCGGGCATCGACGCGGCGCAGGTCGCAAAGCAGGTGCCCCTTCGCCGCATCGCGCGACCGGCGGAGATCGCCGCCGTCGCGGCGTTTCTCGCCTCGGACGACGCCTCGTACGTCACCGGCGTCGCACTCCCCGTCGACGGCGGCGCGACCGCGTGAGGCGCCTCATTTTACCTTGACAGCTCAACCGGCGCCGAAGTA
Protein-coding regions in this window:
- a CDS encoding O-methyltransferase, with product MHAKFTALTPELYEYLLAHNPAQDQVLRDLAAETAALGPISMMQVAVEQGAFLTWLVRLLGVRFAVEIGTFTGYSAISIARGLPPGGRLLCCDVNEEWTGIARRYWQRAGLTDRIELRIAPALETLAALPASPQVDLVFIDADKPNYRNYYEALLPRLRQGGVVVFDNVLWGGSVADPEKSDESTTAIRALNDFVASDERVEAVMLPIADGITLVRKK
- a CDS encoding SDR family NAD(P)-dependent oxidoreductase, which encodes MRRLEGRVAIITGAAAGIGRASMERFADEGAIVVGADVDDGGAALAGEIERTGGRAVFVRTDVTRDADLEALVRTAVERFGRLDVLFNNAGVGTYVPFDRLAPADWDRTQAVNLRAVYRACQIALPHLRSGGGVILNTASQSALEGQAMNEAYCASKAGVVALTRSLAREYGPHGVRVNCLCPGGVDTALLRGFLGVAGIDAAQVAKQVPLRRIARPAEIAAVAAFLASDDASYVTGVALPVDGGATA